The Mycobacteriales bacterium sequence CGCCGATCGGTCCGGGATAGACCGAGCCGTACGCGTGTCCCCCGGTCCGCTCGTAGACCGGGCAGACGTTCAGGCAGGCCGAGCAGCGGATGCAGTGCAGCGCGGAGCGACCGACCTCGTCGGCGAGCGTCGCGCTGCGGCCGTTGTCCAGCAGCACCAGGTGCAGCTCCTGCGGGCCGTCGCCGGGAGTGACGCCGGTCCAGGTCGAGGTGTACGGGTTCATCCGCTCGCCGGTGGAGGAGCGCGGCAGCAGCTGCAGGAAGACCTCGAGGTCACGCCAGGTCGGCACCAGCTTCTCGATGCCCATCACCGTGATGAGCGTCTGCGGCAGCGTCAGGCACATCCGCCCGTTGCCCTCCGACTCCACCACCGCGAGAGTGCCGGTCTCCGCGACCGCGAAGTTGGCGCCGCTGACGGCGACCCGGGCGGACAGGAACTTCGCGCGCAGGTGCCGCCGCGAGAGGGCCGCCAGCTCGGCCGGGACATCGCTCAGGTCGGCCGGCACCTCGGTGCCCAGGCCAGGCATCTCGCGCCGGAAGATCTCGCGGATCTCGGCCCGGTTGCGGTGGATCGCCGGGACCAGGATGTGGCTGGGCCGGTCGCGACCCAGCTGGACGATCAGCTCGGCGAGGTCGGTCTCCCACGCGGCGATCCCGGCCGCCTCCAGGGCCTGGTTGAGCCCGATCTCCACGGTCGCCATCGACTTGACCTTCACCACCTCGTCGGCCCCGGTGGCCTGCACCAGCGAGGTGACGATCCGGTTGGCCTCGTGCGCGTCGCGGGCCCAGTGGACCGTCCCGCCGCGGGCGGTCACCTGCTCCTCCAGCTGCACGAGCAGCTCGGGCAGGCGGGCCATCGTGGCCGCCTTCAGGGCCGAGCCGGCATCACGCAGCTGCTCCCAGTC is a genomic window containing:
- a CDS encoding LutB/LldF family L-lactate oxidation iron-sulfur protein, yielding MTTVHLGMPLVRAPRGVGMLREQEPFPAAARRALADPQLRANIRRATGTIRDKRQRMVDEVPDWEQLRDAGSALKAATMARLPELLVQLEEQVTARGGTVHWARDAHEANRIVTSLVQATGADEVVKVKSMATVEIGLNQALEAAGIAAWETDLAELIVQLGRDRPSHILVPAIHRNRAEIREIFRREMPGLGTEVPADLSDVPAELAALSRRHLRAKFLSARVAVSGANFAVAETGTLAVVESEGNGRMCLTLPQTLITVMGIEKLVPTWRDLEVFLQLLPRSSTGERMNPYTSTWTGVTPGDGPQELHLVLLDNGRSATLADEVGRSALHCIRCSACLNVCPVYERTGGHAYGSVYPGPIGAVLSPQLTGVQDNASLPYASSLCGACFDACPVKIDIPRLLVELRAQHVEARAEEHPVPSAEAVAMAAAAWTMARSKRWVRAQRASRIGRLLARRSGRLPALPFPLARWTSSRELPVPPEETFRDWWARERG